CACTCGAAGCGCTCGATGGTGTGGAGACGCCATACGACTGCCTGATCTCGAATCATCCCATGATGCTCGCCGATCCGGAGCAGATCAAACGGCTCGGACGTCGGAACGTGCGATTCATGTACGGACTGGGAAAGAATCGCTGGCAGTTCGCCGAGTGGAACGCGCTGTACGATGCGATCCTCTGTTTCGGTCCGTATCAGGTGGCGCATCTCGCGCCGGTGACGGACGCCGTGCTCATCCCGATGGGATATCCACGATTCGACGGGTTCTTCACGCTGCGCCACGAGCGGCATCGCCTGATCGAGGAATTCGGCGGGGACCCCTCGCGGGCGACGATCGTGTGGCTTCCCACCTGGAATCAACTGTCCTCCGTGGGCCACTACGACGAGGACATCGTCCAGTGGGCCGACCGGTACAACGTGTTCGTGAAGGTGCATCCGGGAATGCCCAGGGTGGAACCGGAACGCTTCGCGCGGCTGAAGGCGCTGCCGTTCACCACCATGCTGGCCGGCGAGGCGGACAACATGCCCCTCTTCGCTGTCGCCGACCTCGTATTGGCCGACTACGGCGGCTCCGCATTTGGCGCGATCTACACCGACCGCAATCTGCTGCTGCTCGACGTACCGGGCGCCGAACATGACGAATACCTCGGCGAGGATTCACCGGAGCTGCTGCTGCGCGAGCACATTCCCAGCATCCGTCCGGGTGAAGGGCGGGCCATCGGGTCGGTGCTCCACGACGCCGTGTTGTGGGAACGGCAGCGTCATGTGCGACGGGCGCTCCGGGCCGGATACTTCTTCCCATTCTATGGTTTTTCGGGGCGCGTCGCTGCCGATGCGTTGATCAACATCCATCAGATCCTGGACCACGGCGACGGGAACTGACGATGGTCATCTGGATCATGGGAATGTCGGGAAGCGGGAAGTCGACGCTCGGACGCGCCGTGGTCGACGCCTGGCGCACGCGTGGCAGTCGCGTCGTGCATGTGGATGGCGACGAGATCCGACGGCTGCTGGCGCTCGATGCCGGTGATGCACCGTATACGATCGACGGACGGCGGCTGGTGGCCGAACGCATCACGGCCCTGTGTGAGTGGCTGGATGGACAGGGCGTGGATGTGGTCTGCTCCACCATGTCCATCTTCCCCGATCTGCGCGCCGGCAATCGCACGCGATTCAGCCACTATCTCGAGGTCTACCTGCGCGCACCGATGGAGGCCCTGATCCGTCGCGACAGCAAGGGACTCTACGGATCCGCGCTGCGTGGCGAGCGGGCGTACGTCGTGGGAGTCGATATCCCGTTTCCCGAACCGGAGTCGCCCGACCTGCTGTTCGATACAGGTGGGGACGCCTTCGATCTCGAGGCACGTGTGCAGGAAGTGCTCGGCCATCTTCCCGTCACCTGATGCGCACCGTGCGTCCCATCCGTCTGGGCACCAAGGCGGAAACGCTCGAACGGCTTCGGCCGAAGTTGCGCAGCGCGGAGGTGCTTCCGCTGGTGTACTTCACGGTCGCCGAATGGAAGCAGGCGCCCGAACGTTGTCTCCGTGCCGTGCAACGCCGTCTCGCGGTGGAGACCGTGGTCGTGCGTTCGAGTGCCCTGGTGGAGGACGGCGCCACGGAATCCCGGGCCGGGGCTTTCGACAGCGTGCTCGATGTCGCGGTCCATGATGTGGCCGCCCTGCAGGCTGCGGTGGAACATGTCGTGACATCGATGACGGGTGATCCGCGGGATCAGGTGCTCGTGCAGCCGATGCTCGAATCGGTGGCCGCCGGTGGCGTGGTGATGACCTACGACATCGTGCACGGATCGCCCTACTTCGTTCTCAATTACGACGAACGATCGGGGCGGACCGACGCCGTCACCGCCGGGCGCGAGGTGCACAAGGCGCTGCGTGTGTCGCGGCACGCCGATCCCGCATACATCACGTCGCCGCGTGTCCGCCGGTTGATCGATCTGGCGCGCGAACTCGAAGCGCTGTGTGGCTCGCCGGCACTCGACATCGAGTTCGCGATCGGACGGGATGGGCGGCTCTGGCTGCTGCAGGCGCGACGCATCGCCACGGCCCGCGGCTGGCATCCGGTCACCGAGCGGCGGGTCGCCCGACAGCTCGTGTTCGTGGAGCACTTCGTGCGCGAGTGCTCCACACCGCAGCCCGGACTCTTCGGCCGCCGTACCATTCTGGCGGTGATGCCGGACTGGAATCCGGCCGAGATGATCGGGACGACACCACGGCCACTGGCCACCTCGCTCTATCGCGAGCTGATCACGCGCCGCACCTGGCGCGAGGCCCGCGCCGGCATGGGATATCGGGAGCTGCCGCCGGTCGATCTCATGGTCGTGGTGAACAGCCATCCCTACATCGACGTCCGGGCGAGCTTCAATTCCCTGTTGCCCGCATCCGTTGCCGCCGACACGGGCGAGCGACTCGTCGACGCCTGGCTGGATCGTCTCGATGTGCACCCCGAGCATCACGACAAGGTGGAGTTCGAGATCGCGCTCACCTGTCTCGATTTCGACGCACGCAAACGGCTTCGCGACTGGTATGGTTCGATGCTCGGCCGGCGCGAGCAGACGATGTTCCTCGAACAGTTGCGGGCGCTGACGTCGAACGCGCTGCGCACGGATGCGCGGGGGTCCCTGTCCGGTGTGGAGGCGACCGTGGCGACACTGGAAGCGGACGCATTGGTGATGCGCGCGACCGCTCCCGCAGGTGGCCGTACGGGAAGCGCGGACGCGGCGCAGGGACTGCGCCATGCGGTGTCGCTC
The sequence above is drawn from the Gemmatimonas aurantiaca genome and encodes:
- a CDS encoding adenylyl-sulfate kinase, with the translated sequence MVIWIMGMSGSGKSTLGRAVVDAWRTRGSRVVHVDGDEIRRLLALDAGDAPYTIDGRRLVAERITALCEWLDGQGVDVVCSTMSIFPDLRAGNRTRFSHYLEVYLRAPMEALIRRDSKGLYGSALRGERAYVVGVDIPFPEPESPDLLFDTGGDAFDLEARVQEVLGHLPVT
- a CDS encoding PEP-utilizing enzyme, which encodes MRTVRPIRLGTKAETLERLRPKLRSAEVLPLVYFTVAEWKQAPERCLRAVQRRLAVETVVVRSSALVEDGATESRAGAFDSVLDVAVHDVAALQAAVEHVVTSMTGDPRDQVLVQPMLESVAAGGVVMTYDIVHGSPYFVLNYDERSGRTDAVTAGREVHKALRVSRHADPAYITSPRVRRLIDLARELEALCGSPALDIEFAIGRDGRLWLLQARRIATARGWHPVTERRVARQLVFVEHFVRECSTPQPGLFGRRTILAVMPDWNPAEMIGTTPRPLATSLYRELITRRTWREARAGMGYRELPPVDLMVVVNSHPYIDVRASFNSLLPASVAADTGERLVDAWLDRLDVHPEHHDKVEFEIALTCLDFDARKRLRDWYGSMLGRREQTMFLEQLRALTSNALRTDARGSLSGVEATVATLEADALVMRATAPAGGRTGSADAAQGLRHAVSLIRGAAARGTLAFATVARHAFIAEALLRSAVRRGALAPERLEQFRRSIRTVTGGMVDAYERVTRGEDTPDDFLTHYGHLRPGTYDITSRRYDERDELFVDSPVQETVARVPGFRLTPGENAALRRLLDEAGLGTVRGAQLLDHARRAIAGREHAKFVFTRALSDALAALARWGEAQGLSRDDLSFIDWSTFDRYAVDPAIDYADRYLLEIAQQGRQRHAEAHAFRLGHIVRDARDVYVATIHRSEPNFIGTGRTTGPAVMVTAQSPGDTTLYGAVACIENADPGFDWIFTRGIAALVTKFGGMNSHMAIRCAELGIPAAIGCGEQTFERLRSASLVEVDCAGRMVRPVRAH